One Eubalaena glacialis isolate mEubGla1 chromosome 11, mEubGla1.1.hap2.+ XY, whole genome shotgun sequence DNA segment encodes these proteins:
- the LOC133101027 gene encoding proline-rich protein 13-like, whose amino-acid sequence MWNPNAGQPGPYPHPANIGCPGGCNPAHPPPATPTFPPGPFPTPPGAPQGNPAFPPGGPCHPVPQPGYPGCQPSGPYPPPYPPPAPGMCPVNPLAPGMVGPGMVIDKKMQKKMKKAHKKQKHHKHGKHSSSSSSSSSSDSD is encoded by the coding sequence ATGTGGAACCCCAATGCCGGGCAGCCAGGACCATATCCACACCCCGCTAACATCGGGTGCCCTGGAGGTTGCAATCCTGCCCATCCACCACCTGCCACCCCTACCTTTCCTCCAGGCCCCTTTCCCACTCCCCCAGGAGCACCCCAGGGGAATCCAGCCTTTCCCCCTGGTGGGCCCTGTCATCCTGTGCCACAACCAGGGTATCCAGGATGCCAACCCTCAGGTCCCTACCCCCCTCCATACCCACCACCTGCCCCTGGCATGTGTCCTGTGAATCCATTGGCTCCTGGCATGGTAGGACCAGGAATGGTGATTGACAAGAAgatgcaaaagaaaatgaaaaaagctcATAAAAAGCAGAAACACCACAAACATGGCAagcattcctcctcctcctcctcctcttccagcaGTGACTCTGACTGA